A section of the Castanea sativa cultivar Marrone di Chiusa Pesio chromosome 12, ASM4071231v1 genome encodes:
- the LOC142619965 gene encoding cytokinin hydroxylase-like: MGLLELAPGFNIAVLLAFFLFLITLRVLFSCWISPTLKYWKIRRNGFGGPTPSFPFGNIKDIVKMSGDSSLQSSNSPHDIHSNAFPYFAQWQKSYGKTFIYWLGTEPFLYIAEPEFLKKMSGSVMAKSWGKPTVFKNDRDPMFGNGLVMVEGDEWVRQRHVITPAFNPINLKVMASLMVESATNMLDNWTTFINSGKTEIDAESEIIKTAGEIIAKTSFGVSYKTGQNVLEKLRALQVTLFKSNRFVGVPFSKFFCPKKTLEAKRLGKEIDQLFLSIINDRKKSIKGKTPQDLLGILLQGSPVDSRLGKTLSQQELVDECKTFFFGGHETTALAITWTLLLLAMNPEWQDQLRDEIREVVKDGEIDVNTLAGLKKMGWVLNEVLRLYPSAPNVQRQAREDIRVDDLTIPNGTNMWIDVVAMHHDPELWGEDVNEFKPERFKGDMYGGCKHKMGYLPFGFGGRMCVGRNLTFMEYKIVLTLILSRFSFTLSPTYTHSPAILLSLRPKYGLPLRFQPL; this comes from the exons atgggGTTGCTTGAGCTGGCTCCAGGTTTTAACATAGCCGTGTTGTTGGCCTTTTTTCTCTTCCTGATCACCTTAAGAGTGTTATTTTCTTGCTGGATTTCACCAACTCTTAAGTATTGGAAAATTCGGAGAAATGGATTTGGAGGACCAACTCCAAGTTTTCCTTTTGGTAACATTAAGGATATCGTTAAGATGTCCGGTGATTCTTCGTTGCAGTCTTCGAATTCTCCACATGATATACACTCAAATGCTTTTCCCTACTTTGCACAATGGCAAAAGAGTTATG GAAAAACGTTCATATACTGGCTGGGCACAGAGccatttttatatatagcaGAACCTGAGTTCCTAAAGAAAATGTCTGGATCGGTCATGGCAAAGAGTTGGGGAAAGCCAACCGTGTTCAAAAATGATAGAGATCCTATGTTTGGCAATGGTTTGGTCATGGTTGAAGGAGATGAGTGGGTTCGCCAGCGACATGTCATTACTCCTGCATTCAATCCAATCAACCTGaag GTTATGGCAAGCTTAATGGTGGAGTCAGCCACTAATATGCTAGATAATTGGACTACCTTCATTAACTCAGGAAAGACAGAGATTGATGCAGAGAGCGAAATTATAAAAACAGCTGGAGAGATCATTGCTAAGACAAGCTTTGGTGTAAGTTACAAAACTGGCCAGAATGTGTTAGAAAAACTAAGAGCCCTGCAAGTGACTCTCTTTAAGTCTAACCGCTTTGTGGGGGTCCCTTTTAGCAAATTCTTTTGCCCTAAGAAAACCCTAGAGGCCAAAAGACTTGGCAAGGAAATCGACCAACTCTttttatcaatcataaatgatCGAAAAAAATCGATTAAAGGTAAAACTCCACAAGACTTGCTAGGCATATTGCTTCAAGGGAGTCCTGTTGATAGCCGATTAGGAAAGACATTATCACAGCAGGAATTAGTGGATGAGTGCAAGACTTTCTTCTTTGGAGGCCATGAGACAACAGCATTGGCAATCACGTGGACGCTGTTACTTTTGGCCATGAATCCAGAGTGGCAAGACCAGTTGAGAGATGAGATCAGAGAAGTTGTTAAAGATGGAGAGATTGATGTCAATACGCTTGCTGGACTAAAGAAg ATGGGATGGGTGTTAAATGAGGTTCTTCGACTTTACCCATCAGCACCAAACGTACAAAGGCAAGCGAGAGAAGACATTCGAGTGGATGACCTAACAATTCCTAATGGAACCAACATGTGGATTGACGTGGTGGCCATGCACCATGACCCGGAACTATGGGGTGAGGATGTGAATGAGTTCAAGCCAGAGAGGTTCAAGGGTGACATGTATGGAGGGTGCAAGCACAAGATGGGGTATCTGCCTTTTGGGTTTGGAGGAAGAATGTGTGTTGGTAGGAACTTGACGTTTATGGAGTACAAGATTGTCCTAACCCTAATTCTCTCTAGGTTTTCTTTTACCCTCTCCCCAACTTACACTCATTCTCCTGCTATTTTGCTCTCTCTAAGGCCTAAGTATGGACTGCCTCTCAGATTTCAACCCCTTTAG